From a single Bacillus pumilus genomic region:
- the cmpA gene encoding cortex morphogenetic protein CmpA, translated as MPNWLKNQMQKAFFEKNHYQIKLLNQCWYFYRKKHSVTSRHTPS; from the coding sequence ATGCCCAACTGGCTGAAAAATCAGATGCAGAAGGCTTTTTTTGAAAAAAATCATTACCAAATCAAGTTGCTGAATCAATGCTGGTACTTCTATAGAAAAAAACATTCAGTCACATCAAGGCACACCCCATCCTGA
- a CDS encoding SprT family protein: MNERELQQLTEHISDQFFGKAFRHQAVFNDRLKTTGGRYLLGTHNIEINRQYLEEHGREELIGIIKHELCHYHLHLEGKGYQHRDRSFKELLKQVGAPRFCTPLKTVRNKRRVQKRHEYVCTGCGQYFIRKRRFDTSRYVCGVCKGKLKWQRTIDSE; the protein is encoded by the coding sequence TTGAACGAGAGAGAGTTACAGCAGTTGACCGAGCACATTTCCGACCAGTTCTTTGGTAAAGCATTCCGCCATCAGGCTGTTTTTAATGACCGTCTCAAAACGACAGGCGGGCGGTATTTACTTGGAACACACAATATCGAGATAAACCGCCAATACTTAGAGGAACATGGACGAGAAGAATTAATCGGAATCATTAAGCATGAGCTGTGTCATTATCACTTGCACCTTGAGGGAAAAGGCTATCAGCATCGTGACCGTTCCTTTAAAGAGTTATTAAAACAAGTAGGAGCCCCGCGATTTTGTACACCGCTCAAGACTGTACGAAATAAGCGGCGTGTACAAAAACGTCATGAATATGTCTGCACAGGATGCGGTCAGTATTTTATTAGGAAAAGACGGTTTGATACCTCTCGTTATGTGTGCGGCGTCTGCAAAGGGAAATTAAAATGGCAGCGTACCATCGATTCAGAATGA
- a CDS encoding thiamine pyrophosphate-dependent dehydrogenase E1 component subunit alpha, with protein MEMALTKEKAVWMYQKMQEIRQFEDQVHTLFTKGILPGFVHLYAGEEAVAVGVCAHLNEKDSITSTHRGHGHCIAKGCDLKGMMAEIYGKATGLCKGKGGSMHIADFDKGMLGANGIVGGGFPLACGAALTAKYKKTDNVSVCFFGDGANNQGTFHEGINLAAIWKLPVIFIAENNGYGEATPFSYASSCKSIVDRAASYGIPGIQVDGKDVTAVYQAAEQAIERAKNGEGPTLIECMTYRNYGHFEGDAQRYKTNQEKTEHQEERDAIALFKNELLKKQVLTNHEISSIEAAVAEAIDEAVTFSEESEYPDHTELLTGVYVSYQ; from the coding sequence ATGGAAATGGCACTCACAAAAGAAAAGGCCGTTTGGATGTATCAAAAAATGCAGGAAATTCGCCAATTTGAAGATCAAGTACACACACTTTTTACAAAAGGAATCTTGCCGGGCTTTGTCCATCTTTATGCTGGCGAAGAAGCTGTTGCTGTAGGAGTCTGCGCTCACTTGAATGAAAAAGACAGTATAACAAGTACCCACCGTGGCCACGGCCATTGTATAGCGAAAGGCTGTGATCTAAAAGGAATGATGGCAGAAATCTATGGAAAAGCCACAGGTCTTTGTAAAGGAAAAGGTGGGTCGATGCATATTGCGGATTTTGATAAAGGAATGCTCGGTGCCAACGGAATTGTTGGAGGTGGTTTCCCACTTGCGTGCGGAGCGGCTCTCACGGCTAAATATAAAAAGACAGATAATGTAAGCGTTTGCTTTTTTGGGGATGGTGCAAACAATCAAGGGACTTTTCACGAAGGAATCAATCTTGCAGCCATTTGGAAACTGCCAGTCATTTTCATTGCTGAAAACAATGGTTACGGGGAAGCGACGCCATTTTCCTATGCTTCAAGCTGCAAATCGATTGTGGATCGAGCCGCCAGTTATGGCATTCCGGGTATTCAAGTAGATGGAAAAGATGTGACAGCCGTTTACCAAGCCGCAGAACAAGCGATAGAACGAGCAAAAAATGGAGAAGGTCCGACATTGATTGAATGCATGACATACCGTAATTATGGTCATTTTGAAGGAGATGCTCAGCGATACAAAACCAATCAAGAAAAAACAGAACACCAAGAAGAGAGAGATGCTATCGCTCTTTTTAAAAATGAATTATTAAAGAAGCAGGTGCTGACGAATCACGAGATATCAAGTATTGAAGCGGCTGTAGCAGAAGCGATAGATGAAGCCGTTACATTCAGTGAAGAAAGTGAGTACCCAGATCATACTGAATTACTGACCGGTGTGTATGTTTCGTATCAATAA
- a CDS encoding alpha-ketoacid dehydrogenase subunit beta, producing the protein MTREISMSSALNEALKLAMRRDEDVILMGEDVAGGAHVDHLQDDEAWGGVLGVTKGIVQEFGRERVLDTPISEAGYVGAAMAAASTGLRPIAELMFNDFIGTCLDQVLNQGAKFRYMFGGKAEVPITIRTTHGAGFRAAAQHSQSLYALFTSIPGLKVVVPSSPYDAKGLLLAAIEDQDPVIFFEDKTLYNMTGDVPEKYYTLPIGKADVKREGSDVTIFAVGKQVYTALEAAEELAAHGIEAEVIDPRSLSPLDEEAILTSVEKTNRLVIVDEANPRCGIAADISSLVADKGFDLLDAPIKKVTAPHTPVPFSPPLEDIYLPTPDKVVNTVLEMVGKSHDKILN; encoded by the coding sequence ATGACAAGAGAAATCAGCATGTCTAGTGCTTTGAATGAAGCGTTAAAACTGGCAATGAGAAGAGATGAAGATGTCATTTTAATGGGGGAAGATGTTGCGGGAGGCGCTCATGTTGATCATTTACAGGATGATGAAGCATGGGGCGGAGTTCTTGGTGTAACGAAAGGAATCGTACAGGAGTTTGGACGTGAGCGTGTTCTTGACACACCGATTAGCGAAGCTGGCTATGTAGGCGCAGCCATGGCAGCTGCTTCAACAGGGCTAAGACCAATTGCGGAGCTCATGTTTAATGATTTTATCGGTACTTGTCTGGACCAAGTGCTGAACCAAGGAGCAAAATTTCGATACATGTTTGGCGGAAAAGCAGAGGTGCCGATCACGATTAGAACGACACATGGGGCGGGTTTTCGAGCAGCAGCCCAGCATTCGCAAAGCTTGTATGCACTGTTTACAAGCATCCCGGGGTTAAAAGTGGTTGTGCCTTCATCACCTTATGATGCCAAAGGGCTGCTGCTGGCGGCAATTGAGGATCAGGACCCTGTCATCTTTTTTGAAGACAAAACGCTCTACAATATGACAGGAGATGTACCAGAGAAATATTACACGCTGCCGATTGGTAAAGCAGATGTGAAGAGAGAAGGCTCAGACGTGACCATCTTTGCAGTAGGCAAACAAGTGTATACAGCACTCGAAGCGGCAGAAGAGTTAGCTGCACATGGTATTGAAGCGGAAGTGATTGATCCAAGAAGCTTGTCGCCGCTCGACGAAGAGGCCATTCTGACTTCGGTAGAAAAAACGAATCGGCTTGTCATTGTGGATGAAGCAAATCCAAGGTGCGGAATCGCCGCAGACATCTCGTCGTTGGTTGCAGATAAAGGATTCGATTTACTTGACGCGCCAATCAAAAAAGTAACGGCTCCTCATACACCGGTACCATTTTCACCACCTCTTGAAGATATATACTTGCCAACACCTGATAAGGTTGTGAACACTGTATTAGAGATGGTTGGCAAGAGTCACGACAAGATCTTGAACTAA
- a CDS encoding dihydrolipoamide acetyltransferase family protein, which produces MAVEVVMPKLGMSMKEGTVSVWNKDVGETVNKGERIASINSEKIEMEIESPAEGTILDIKVSEGEGVPPGTVICYIGEGNEQVEEKKEKDVQPKPKKERKKISPVARKMANSANLDIDTLVGTGPGGRITKEDVLLALPKQTEKKQNETEHQPVNMMRKTIASRMMESLQTSAQLTITMKANVTKLIYLQHQMNETAIARYDTKLTITDFVAKAAILSLLEHPAMNSQYHNRHVETFENVHLGIAAALDNGLAVPVIRHAERLTLIELAKSIKLYGKKAREGKLLHDEIKGSTFTITNLGAYGVEYFTPILNPPEAGILGIGTMYETPVYREDELCKGTILPLSLTFDHRVLDGAPASAFLSTVKAHLEEPISILL; this is translated from the coding sequence ATGGCTGTCGAGGTTGTAATGCCTAAATTGGGTATGTCGATGAAAGAAGGAACGGTATCTGTCTGGAATAAAGATGTCGGAGAGACCGTAAATAAAGGGGAAAGGATCGCAAGCATTAACTCTGAAAAAATTGAAATGGAAATCGAATCACCTGCTGAAGGAACCATATTGGATATAAAAGTGTCTGAGGGAGAAGGTGTACCACCTGGCACGGTCATTTGCTATATCGGTGAAGGAAATGAACAGGTGGAGGAAAAGAAAGAAAAAGACGTGCAGCCAAAACCGAAGAAAGAGAGAAAGAAAATCTCCCCTGTTGCTCGTAAAATGGCAAATAGTGCAAACCTAGATATTGATACGCTGGTGGGGACAGGACCAGGTGGAAGAATTACGAAAGAGGATGTGCTTCTTGCACTTCCTAAACAGACAGAGAAAAAGCAAAATGAAACAGAGCATCAGCCTGTTAATATGATGAGGAAAACAATTGCGTCAAGGATGATGGAAAGTCTGCAAACAAGTGCACAATTAACCATTACGATGAAAGCGAACGTGACAAAACTTATATATTTACAGCATCAGATGAATGAAACAGCCATAGCACGTTACGATACAAAATTGACCATTACTGATTTTGTAGCCAAAGCAGCCATTCTTTCATTACTAGAACATCCTGCGATGAACAGTCAATATCATAACAGACATGTGGAAACCTTTGAGAATGTTCATCTTGGGATCGCTGCTGCTTTAGATAACGGATTGGCTGTACCGGTCATTCGGCATGCAGAGCGGTTAACGCTAATAGAGCTAGCCAAAAGCATTAAATTGTATGGCAAAAAAGCGCGTGAAGGAAAACTCCTCCATGATGAAATCAAAGGTTCAACCTTTACGATCACCAACCTTGGCGCCTATGGCGTAGAGTATTTCACGCCAATTTTGAATCCGCCGGAAGCGGGTATCCTTGGCATCGGCACAATGTATGAAACCCCTGTTTATCGAGAAGATGAATTGTGCAAAGGAACCATCCTGCCACTTAGTCTTACGTTTGATCACCGTGTGCTGGACGGGGCGCCTGCATCCGCATTTTTATCAACAGTCAAAGCACATTTAGAAGAACCAATCTCCATTCTTTTATAG
- the lpdA gene encoding dihydrolipoyl dehydrogenase, whose product MTLVIIGGGPAGYVAAITAARFGREVVLVDQGQLGGTCLNEGCIPTKALLQSADMYEHVKSAVHFGIQPSEHEPIIQWDTVQKRKQAVVKQLTDGVRYLMNKNKVSVLNGKASFLSAHELLIESEGNSEIFQAKQIIIATGAAPATLPFAPFDGEWIIHSKDAMSLPSIPDSLCIIGGGVIGCEFASIFSRMGTKVVMVERAVHILPEEDRDIAQCLHEQLEETGVDILTSAVVKQLDSSSRKIVVEKNQGERREIQSDHCLVAIGRTPQLGELNLDQVGIEFDRNGIYVNEHMQTNLPHIYACGDVTGGVQLAHTAFHEGTIAASHASGEHVKVNEQVIPRCIYTSPEIASVGLNEENARKQHEEIRIGTCAFSANGKALILNQPVGQVKVIVEPNYQEILGVSIIGPNATELIGQAAVMMHAELTPDTLEQFIAAHPTLSEAIQEALLQTIGRAVHC is encoded by the coding sequence ATGACACTGGTCATTATAGGAGGCGGACCAGCAGGTTATGTGGCGGCCATAACAGCCGCCCGTTTTGGCAGAGAGGTTGTGTTAGTTGATCAAGGTCAGCTGGGAGGGACCTGTCTCAATGAAGGGTGTATTCCCACTAAAGCACTTTTGCAAAGCGCCGATATGTATGAGCATGTGAAATCAGCTGTACATTTTGGAATTCAGCCTTCAGAACATGAGCCTATTATTCAATGGGATACTGTTCAAAAACGAAAACAGGCAGTCGTCAAGCAGCTGACTGATGGCGTTCGCTATTTAATGAATAAAAACAAAGTCAGTGTGTTGAATGGGAAGGCATCATTTCTATCGGCACATGAGCTATTGATAGAAAGTGAAGGGAACTCTGAAATCTTTCAAGCAAAACAAATCATTATTGCAACAGGGGCTGCGCCTGCTACGTTACCTTTTGCACCATTTGATGGAGAATGGATCATCCACAGTAAGGATGCCATGTCTCTTCCTTCGATACCAGATTCACTTTGTATTATTGGAGGAGGGGTAATCGGCTGTGAGTTTGCGAGCATATTTAGCAGGATGGGGACAAAGGTTGTCATGGTTGAACGGGCAGTGCACATTTTACCTGAAGAAGATCGTGATATAGCACAATGTCTTCACGAGCAACTCGAAGAAACGGGTGTAGACATTTTGACGTCAGCCGTAGTCAAACAGCTTGATTCCTCTTCAAGAAAAATAGTGGTAGAGAAAAATCAAGGAGAGCGGCGTGAAATCCAGTCTGATCATTGCTTAGTGGCAATCGGCAGAACTCCGCAGCTTGGAGAGTTGAATCTTGATCAGGTTGGTATTGAATTTGACAGAAACGGAATCTACGTGAATGAACATATGCAAACGAATCTTCCGCATATCTATGCATGTGGTGATGTGACAGGAGGCGTCCAGCTTGCTCATACTGCTTTTCATGAAGGAACGATTGCGGCATCACATGCATCAGGAGAACATGTCAAGGTCAATGAACAAGTGATTCCAAGGTGCATCTACACCTCTCCAGAAATCGCTAGTGTCGGTTTAAATGAAGAGAATGCTAGAAAACAACATGAGGAGATTCGGATAGGGACATGTGCATTTTCTGCAAATGGAAAAGCGTTAATTTTAAATCAACCAGTTGGTCAAGTAAAGGTCATTGTAGAACCGAATTATCAAGAAATATTAGGTGTATCAATCATCGGACCGAATGCAACAGAACTGATTGGACAAGCGGCGGTGATGATGCATGCAGAGTTAACTCCTGATACATTAGAGCAGTTTATTGCGGCACA